A genomic segment from uncultured Vibrio sp. encodes:
- a CDS encoding LysR family transcriptional regulator: MHSPITLEALHILDAIDRRGSFAAAANELDRAPSSLSYQIQKLEQDLDIIIFDRSGHKAHFTEAGKLILERGRDILKASEKLVNDATVLANGWELDITVAFDGIIPVSNFFPMVDALSEVSSTRVRLQEEILAGSWESLNTGRSDLLICPSLDTLPQEVKSEKIGKMTMLWVAAASHYVHKRSGGDFDEEAREKYRIIAIADTAREQPALSMNIIQKQPRLTVTNFTAKVDALIAGLGIGTLPSQIALPLIDSGELKLIKGTEPLPMDIILAWRRNTMGEAKSWCIQYLKKNWALK; encoded by the coding sequence GTGCACAGTCCGATTACTTTAGAAGCACTCCATATCCTGGATGCAATAGACCGACGAGGCAGTTTTGCTGCAGCAGCGAATGAATTAGACAGAGCACCTTCGTCACTTAGCTACCAAATTCAAAAACTTGAGCAAGACTTAGATATCATTATTTTCGACCGTTCTGGTCACAAGGCTCACTTTACCGAAGCCGGGAAGCTTATCCTTGAACGTGGGCGCGATATTTTAAAAGCCAGTGAGAAACTAGTAAACGATGCGACGGTCTTAGCCAATGGATGGGAATTAGATATCACTGTCGCATTCGATGGGATTATTCCCGTTTCTAATTTTTTCCCGATGGTAGATGCACTCTCTGAAGTCAGTTCGACCCGAGTCAGACTGCAAGAAGAAATTCTGGCAGGAAGTTGGGAATCACTCAACACTGGACGATCCGATCTACTCATTTGCCCATCACTGGACACACTACCGCAAGAAGTAAAATCAGAAAAAATCGGTAAGATGACCATGCTCTGGGTTGCCGCGGCGAGTCACTATGTGCATAAACGCAGTGGTGGTGATTTTGATGAAGAAGCAAGAGAAAAGTACCGCATTATTGCGATCGCAGACACTGCGCGCGAACAACCAGCACTATCGATGAATATTATACAAAAGCAACCAAGACTAACGGTCACCAATTTTACAGCGAAGGTTGATGCACTCATAGCTGGGTTAGGAATCGGAACACTACCAAGCCAAATCGCTCTGCCACTGATTGATAGTGGCGAACTCAAGCTAATCAAGGGTACGGAGCCATTACCAATGGACATCATTCTCGCGTGGCGCCGAAACACAATGGGAGAGGCTAAGTCCTGGTGTATCCAATATTTGAAGAAAAATTGGGCGTTAAAGTGA
- a CDS encoding allophanate hydrolase subunit 1, with translation MQQQTFSISAVSECSILIRFEETILEGYVGELARQIREQLASVIMNVVPSYRTILIDYLPFRASESTLFDKVNQVIRQFDPEVYDRRQPNDISIPVYYSEETALDLARFNDCGLSLQDVIDLHTQTDYSVSAIGFAPGFAFLSDVCDKLIMPRLTTPRTHVPAGSVGIADSKTAVYPADSPGGWNIVGRSPIVLFSDTPPFIPFDVGDRVTFTSITKQEFIELGGIL, from the coding sequence ATGCAACAGCAAACATTTAGTATTTCGGCTGTCTCAGAGTGCAGTATCCTGATCAGATTCGAGGAGACTATTCTTGAGGGTTACGTTGGAGAACTCGCACGCCAAATAAGGGAACAACTGGCGAGTGTTATCATGAATGTTGTTCCTTCCTATCGAACCATCTTAATTGACTACCTGCCCTTTAGAGCCAGTGAAAGCACACTGTTCGACAAAGTAAACCAAGTTATTCGTCAGTTCGATCCTGAAGTGTATGACCGTCGGCAGCCAAACGATATTTCGATCCCTGTTTATTACTCAGAAGAAACCGCCTTGGATTTAGCTCGATTTAACGATTGTGGGTTATCTTTGCAAGACGTAATCGATTTGCATACTCAAACGGATTACAGTGTTTCAGCTATCGGATTTGCACCAGGCTTTGCCTTTCTTTCGGATGTTTGTGACAAGCTCATCATGCCAAGACTTACCACCCCAAGAACTCACGTTCCTGCCGGTAGCGTAGGCATTGCAGACAGTAAAACAGCCGTTTATCCAGCGGATAGTCCGGGCGGATGGAATATTGTTGGCCGAAGCCCGATTGTTTTGTTTTCTGATACTCCCCCTTTTATTCCGTTTGATGTTGGTGACAGGGTGACGTTTACTTCCATTACTAAACAAGAATTTATCGAGTTAGGAGGGATTTTATGA
- a CDS encoding 5-oxoprolinase subunit PxpA, whose product MTLNKQQLTLNCDMGESFGSWKMGADEEVMPHVDMANIACGFHASDPNVMHETITLANMNDVEIGAHPGYPDIQGFGRRSLSMTGDEITNMVVYQVGALQALCRAQHTDIGYIKPHGALYNDMMKNDGIFRAVVKAATLFKVPLMILASQENEKYLEIADDFDVPLLFEAFADRLYQDDGMLTPRTQPNAVLKTEHAILEQVRMLGESGRVKTASGNYILLEADTICVHGDNEESIALIKKIRQSLYAGGS is encoded by the coding sequence ATGACATTGAATAAACAACAACTCACATTGAATTGCGATATGGGCGAGAGCTTTGGTTCTTGGAAAATGGGGGCTGACGAAGAGGTGATGCCTCATGTTGATATGGCCAATATCGCTTGTGGATTTCACGCATCCGATCCAAACGTGATGCATGAAACGATCACTCTCGCCAATATGAATGATGTAGAAATTGGTGCCCATCCTGGCTATCCGGATATACAGGGGTTTGGCCGACGTTCACTGAGTATGACTGGCGATGAGATCACTAATATGGTTGTTTATCAGGTTGGAGCGTTGCAAGCACTTTGCCGAGCACAGCATACTGATATTGGTTATATCAAACCCCATGGCGCGTTGTATAACGACATGATGAAAAACGATGGGATCTTTAGAGCCGTGGTGAAAGCTGCCACCCTTTTCAAAGTCCCGTTGATGATTCTCGCTTCACAAGAGAATGAAAAATATTTAGAAATTGCCGATGATTTTGATGTTCCTCTGCTGTTCGAAGCATTTGCAGATAGACTGTATCAAGATGATGGTATGCTCACGCCAAGAACTCAGCCAAATGCGGTATTAAAAACTGAACACGCAATTTTGGAACAAGTTCGTATGCTCGGAGAGTCTGGCCGTGTAAAAACCGCATCGGGTAATTACATTCTTCTCGAAGCAGATACCATTTGTGTACACGGGGATAACGAAGAATCCATTGCTTTGATAAAGAAAATTCGTCAGAGCCTGTATGCTGGAGGGAGTTAA
- a CDS encoding SPOR domain-containing protein → MKKTAIIGLTLLLSACASETYTTDVTSESFQEDYSSDVISKPIMASKNSVVEKDVTPTVVKTASKPAEKKVVKLTPNDQVKPVKIIPPSNEQSAIQRFGYTIQVVAVGSEDKVTQFANKLPQSEQPIWANYKVVNGTKWYSILYGDYATSAEAKHAISSLPAQFRHLKPFVKSIDAIKNSAYPTLKKLN, encoded by the coding sequence ATGAAAAAGACCGCAATCATCGGCTTAACCCTTCTGCTTTCCGCTTGTGCATCTGAAACTTACACTACCGATGTTACCTCAGAGAGTTTTCAAGAGGATTATTCTTCAGATGTCATATCAAAACCCATTATGGCGTCTAAAAATTCAGTCGTTGAGAAAGACGTAACACCAACCGTGGTTAAGACGGCATCGAAGCCAGCAGAGAAGAAGGTCGTAAAACTGACTCCAAACGATCAGGTAAAACCAGTTAAGATTATCCCACCAAGTAATGAGCAATCAGCCATTCAACGTTTCGGATACACCATTCAAGTTGTCGCCGTTGGCAGTGAAGATAAAGTAACTCAGTTTGCCAACAAATTGCCGCAAAGTGAGCAGCCGATTTGGGCCAACTACAAAGTCGTTAATGGTACAAAATGGTACTCAATTTTGTACGGAGATTACGCAACGAGTGCCGAAGCAAAACATGCGATCTCATCACTTCCAGCTCAATTTCGCCATCTAAAACCTTTTGTTAAAAGCATTGACGCGATTAAAAATTCGGCATATCCAACGCTTAAAAAGCTAAACTGA
- a CDS encoding bifunctional acetate--CoA ligase family protein/GNAT family N-acetyltransferase has protein sequence MNKLHKLFKPDSVAVIGASPRELRAGHVVMRNLLQSGFGGAIMPVTPKHKTVLGVIAYPNITSLPLTPDIAILCTNASRNESLLKELDKRGTQFAIVISDDAQIIDVSSLNIRVLGSNSLGIILPWHNFNCTFSPVAAKPGKIAFISQSAAVCTTVLDWANDKNIGFSSFISIGRGQDIDFADLLDHLSMDGHTEAILLYVDSIQDARRFLSAARAASRNRRILVLKAGRSKEMNTLEQQDGDTLDIIYDSAIRRTGMLRVSNTHELFAAVETLTHSVPLRGERLAIITNGGGPAVMAVDTLFERGGNLATLDETSTEQLSAVLPPNWRQANPIDLSGDSTKKRYVDTVNALMNNDCADAILIMHSPSAVSDPLDTAYDVIEAIKSHPRHKHFNILTNWSGEQTSREARLAFTQAGIPTYRTPESAVVAYMHLVEYRRNQKQLMETPTTAEPLHSGSINSATEWVNERLLDKNTVTLDTHQTSPLFKLFGFNVLPTWIASDAIEAVHMAENIGYPVAVKLRSPDIPHKSDVHGVALNLRNSNEVASASNSILDAVKLSYPSANVHGLLVQGMAKLGSAEEIRISIAVDKVFGPVILLGQGGSEWNIAQDAVAALPPLNMTLARYLVVVALKSGKIRLQKHKDALDITELSKFLVRISQMAVELPQVHRLDIHPVLVSGNDLTIIDADLTLTKYEGDAQTRLAIRPFPAEFVETVTLRDGQPVLLRPILPEDEPLHAQFINSVSREDLYKRFFSEVGEFNHEALANFTQIDYDREMAFVAVTFDKSGPSIIGVARALITPDNSDAEFAILIRSDLKGKGLGKVLMQKIISYCQVKGTKQISGMTMPTNRGMLMLAQSLGFDIDVQFEDGIADMVLPLN, from the coding sequence ATGAATAAACTACATAAGCTTTTTAAACCTGATTCGGTTGCGGTAATTGGCGCATCACCGAGAGAGTTACGCGCTGGACATGTGGTCATGCGTAACCTCCTTCAAAGTGGCTTTGGTGGTGCAATTATGCCAGTAACACCAAAGCACAAAACTGTATTGGGCGTTATTGCATACCCAAACATCACCTCCCTGCCCTTAACCCCTGATATTGCGATTCTTTGTACTAATGCTTCTCGCAACGAAAGTCTACTAAAGGAACTGGACAAACGTGGTACTCAGTTTGCCATCGTGATCTCCGATGACGCCCAAATCATCGATGTGTCTTCACTGAATATTCGGGTGCTGGGCTCCAACAGCCTAGGAATTATTCTTCCTTGGCACAACTTTAACTGTACGTTTTCTCCCGTTGCAGCCAAGCCTGGTAAAATTGCTTTTATTTCTCAGTCCGCTGCCGTTTGCACTACTGTGTTAGATTGGGCGAACGACAAAAATATCGGCTTTTCTTCATTTATTTCCATTGGTCGAGGTCAAGATATTGACTTCGCTGATCTGCTTGATCACTTAAGCATGGACGGTCATACCGAAGCTATCTTGCTCTATGTCGATTCCATACAAGATGCTCGCCGATTCTTGTCTGCGGCTCGGGCAGCCTCGCGAAATCGCCGAATTCTGGTGCTAAAAGCAGGACGCTCGAAAGAGATGAATACGCTTGAGCAGCAAGATGGTGACACCTTAGACATCATTTACGATTCCGCAATCCGTAGAACCGGTATGTTGAGGGTGAGTAATACTCATGAGTTATTTGCTGCTGTAGAAACCCTAACACACTCTGTTCCCCTTCGCGGAGAACGGTTAGCGATAATCACAAATGGTGGTGGACCTGCTGTGATGGCGGTGGATACGCTCTTCGAACGTGGTGGAAATTTGGCGACTCTTGATGAAACCTCGACCGAGCAGTTGAGCGCCGTTCTACCACCAAACTGGCGCCAAGCGAATCCGATTGACCTTTCTGGTGATTCGACAAAAAAACGCTATGTCGATACGGTCAATGCACTTATGAATAACGATTGTGCAGACGCAATATTGATCATGCACAGTCCGTCTGCGGTATCTGACCCACTCGATACTGCGTATGATGTCATTGAAGCGATCAAGTCTCACCCAAGACATAAGCATTTTAATATCCTGACTAACTGGTCGGGAGAACAAACGTCTCGTGAGGCGCGTCTGGCGTTTACTCAGGCAGGAATTCCGACTTATCGAACACCTGAAAGTGCAGTCGTCGCGTACATGCACCTTGTGGAATACAGAAGAAACCAAAAACAATTGATGGAAACGCCAACAACGGCAGAACCGTTGCACTCGGGAAGCATCAATTCTGCAACGGAATGGGTAAACGAACGACTACTGGATAAAAACACAGTAACACTGGACACACACCAAACTAGTCCACTTTTTAAACTGTTTGGCTTCAATGTGCTGCCGACCTGGATCGCATCTGATGCGATAGAAGCGGTACATATGGCGGAAAATATCGGTTATCCGGTCGCGGTGAAACTTCGTTCTCCAGATATCCCACACAAATCAGACGTTCATGGTGTTGCACTTAACCTAAGAAACAGCAATGAAGTCGCGAGTGCGTCAAATTCTATCTTAGATGCAGTTAAACTCAGCTACCCATCCGCTAACGTTCACGGTCTTCTGGTACAAGGGATGGCTAAACTCGGTAGTGCTGAAGAAATACGAATCAGTATTGCTGTGGACAAAGTGTTTGGGCCGGTGATTTTACTTGGTCAGGGCGGATCTGAATGGAATATTGCTCAAGATGCCGTGGCAGCGCTGCCTCCATTGAACATGACCCTGGCGCGTTATCTCGTCGTTGTCGCTTTGAAATCAGGTAAGATCCGCTTACAAAAGCATAAAGACGCGTTGGACATTACTGAATTGTCGAAATTCTTAGTCCGTATCTCTCAGATGGCGGTTGAGTTACCTCAAGTCCATAGACTGGATATCCATCCAGTCTTGGTGTCTGGAAACGATCTGACTATCATTGATGCCGATTTAACCCTGACAAAATACGAAGGCGATGCGCAAACGCGTCTTGCTATCCGTCCTTTCCCTGCAGAGTTTGTTGAAACTGTCACTCTACGAGATGGTCAACCTGTCTTACTTCGCCCAATCTTACCCGAAGATGAACCGCTACATGCTCAGTTCATCAATAGTGTCTCCAGAGAAGACCTCTATAAGCGATTTTTCTCCGAAGTTGGTGAGTTCAACCACGAGGCGTTGGCCAACTTTACTCAAATTGATTACGACAGAGAAATGGCATTTGTTGCTGTTACATTCGATAAAAGTGGCCCATCAATTATCGGCGTCGCACGCGCCCTAATCACACCCGATAATAGCGATGCTGAGTTTGCGATTTTGATTCGCTCTGATCTAAAAGGAAAAGGGCTCGGTAAGGTGCTGATGCAAAAGATAATTAGCTATTGCCAAGTCAAAGGTACCAAGCAAATATCAGGAATGACGATGCCAACTAATCGAGGAATGTTGATGTTGGCTCAAAGCCTCGGGTTTGATATTGATGTTCAGTTTGAGGATGGCATTGCGGATATGGTCTTGCCTTTAAACTAG
- a CDS encoding DUF3319 domain-containing protein, with the protein MAVATYRGFNLKSSLDGSLWKVKIKSHVLQGNLTSVKKSIDWWCDTASIIDPKEFASLAQTRPSTAGRQSVDFNGYTLKNDSGEPNTWYCMFNGKLLKGSKTAIQRHIEAYLVAKKKALQTQQHKK; encoded by the coding sequence ATGGCAGTTGCGACGTATAGAGGCTTTAACTTAAAATCCAGTTTGGATGGGAGCCTTTGGAAAGTAAAGATCAAAAGCCACGTTTTGCAAGGTAATCTAACCTCAGTCAAAAAGAGTATTGATTGGTGGTGCGATACCGCCTCAATCATCGATCCGAAAGAGTTTGCATCTCTCGCACAGACGAGGCCTAGCACAGCGGGAAGACAGTCAGTTGATTTTAACGGCTATACTTTAAAGAATGACTCTGGCGAGCCAAATACGTGGTATTGCATGTTTAATGGTAAGCTACTTAAAGGCAGTAAAACGGCTATTCAGCGTCATATCGAAGCTTATTTAGTCGCGAAGAAAAAAGCGTTGCAAACCCAACAACACAAGAAATAA
- a CDS encoding FAD-dependent oxidoreductase, with the protein MKSEFPSYKEKHIVVVGGGVAGATAAIHFAELGFKVSVIEKGASLVNGPPICHLHAGGNLYREISEQQCLDLLSQSIDTVRLYPLSLNIRPTIIAVPHSDGGDPSTLIPRLEVIKNAYHTLVDIDERNKVLGEPDEYYKLYSKEELIEISKRTQPAKPVSFDDWAIPFAQHADLDALKYPVVSVQEYGWSVFRLAAIASLTLQELPNANVITQAELKRAKWVGEHWQLNYEHNDSNYELCCDYLVNACGFETGSVDNAVGAKRDRLVEFKAAYITQWQACHQQWPEVIFHGPRGTDKGMAQLTPYGDGYFQLHGMTKGITLFDDGLVASTSTSAQPELPNLLLSKIRQGWQEKTLEARTNNAIQHMAQFIPAYHTAVKGGRALFGAQQIPGTDPVLRAADVTFEQNNYARVEIVKASSTLLAAQKILHHWFDIEPQQDVELQHPVAIHWSEQEVEQYAIQLTQERDYPKSLAERYGM; encoded by the coding sequence ATGAAGTCTGAGTTTCCAAGTTATAAAGAAAAACACATTGTTGTTGTTGGTGGTGGAGTCGCCGGAGCTACAGCCGCCATTCATTTTGCAGAGCTAGGGTTCAAAGTATCTGTGATTGAAAAGGGTGCGTCTTTAGTCAATGGGCCACCAATCTGTCATTTGCACGCAGGTGGGAACTTGTATCGAGAGATTTCTGAGCAACAGTGTTTAGACTTGCTTTCTCAATCGATTGATACGGTTCGGCTGTATCCGCTATCACTGAATATTCGCCCAACCATTATTGCAGTACCACATTCTGATGGTGGTGACCCTTCGACACTGATCCCACGTCTTGAAGTGATCAAAAATGCATACCACACATTAGTCGATATAGATGAGCGCAATAAGGTACTTGGCGAGCCAGACGAATACTACAAATTGTATTCGAAAGAAGAGTTAATTGAAATTTCTAAGCGCACTCAACCAGCTAAGCCTGTTAGCTTCGATGACTGGGCTATCCCATTTGCTCAACACGCCGATTTAGACGCATTAAAATACCCGGTTGTCTCTGTCCAAGAATATGGCTGGAGTGTTTTCCGACTTGCTGCAATTGCATCCCTAACGTTACAAGAGCTACCGAATGCTAATGTTATCACTCAAGCTGAGCTTAAACGTGCAAAGTGGGTGGGAGAGCATTGGCAATTGAACTATGAGCATAATGACTCGAACTATGAGTTATGTTGTGACTATCTGGTGAATGCGTGTGGTTTTGAAACGGGTTCAGTCGACAACGCTGTCGGTGCGAAACGTGATCGATTAGTTGAGTTTAAAGCCGCATACATTACTCAATGGCAAGCATGTCATCAGCAATGGCCTGAAGTTATTTTTCATGGACCGCGCGGTACTGATAAAGGAATGGCGCAGTTGACGCCATATGGCGATGGTTATTTCCAACTGCACGGGATGACAAAAGGGATTACGTTGTTTGATGATGGTTTAGTTGCAAGCACAAGTACTTCTGCTCAACCTGAACTTCCAAATCTTCTCCTATCTAAAATTCGTCAGGGCTGGCAAGAAAAGACGTTAGAGGCGAGAACCAACAACGCCATTCAACATATGGCGCAGTTTATTCCTGCGTACCACACGGCGGTTAAAGGCGGTAGAGCGTTATTTGGTGCTCAGCAGATACCGGGAACGGACCCGGTATTAAGAGCGGCGGACGTGACGTTTGAGCAAAATAACTACGCGCGCGTTGAAATCGTAAAAGCGTCTTCTACCTTGTTAGCGGCACAAAAGATACTGCATCACTGGTTTGATATTGAACCGCAACAAGATGTCGAACTACAACACCCAGTCGCGATACATTGGAGTGAACAAGAGGTCGAGCAGTACGCAATACAGCTGACGCAAGAGCGAGATTATCCTAAGTCGTTGGCTGAACGTTACGGCATGTAA
- the yciH gene encoding stress response translation initiation inhibitor YciH: MTLVYSTETGRIKPEEEKIARPKGDGIVRVQRQTKGRKGKGVCIVTGLDLEDAPLKLLAAELKKVCGCGGSVKDGNIEIQGDARDKIKAHLENKGLTVKLAGG, from the coding sequence ATGACCTTAGTATATTCAACGGAAACCGGCCGAATAAAACCGGAAGAAGAGAAAATTGCTCGTCCTAAGGGTGACGGCATCGTGCGTGTTCAACGCCAAACTAAAGGCCGTAAAGGCAAAGGCGTTTGTATCGTCACTGGATTAGATCTCGAAGACGCACCACTAAAACTGCTTGCAGCAGAACTCAAGAAAGTTTGTGGCTGCGGCGGTTCAGTGAAAGACGGCAACATAGAAATTCAAGGTGATGCTCGAGATAAGATAAAAGCACACCTGGAGAACAAAGGCTTGACCGTTAAGCTGGCTGGCGGATAA
- the galE gene encoding UDP-glucose 4-epimerase GalE translates to MKVLVTGGMGYIGSHTCIQMIEAGMTPVILDNLYNSNPAVLHRIEKVCGVSPKFIRADIRNKAALVDALKTNNIEAVIHFAGLKAVGESVAKPLEYYDNNVNGTLVLVDAMREAGVKSLVFSSSATVYGDPASVPITEDFPTSATNPYGRSKLMVEECLTDFQQANPDWSITLLRYFNPVGSHPTGELGEDPQGIPNNLMPFISQVAVGRRDFLSVFGNDYPTPDGTGVRDYIHVMDLSDGHVAALDKVGHKPGLHIYNLGTGKGYSVLEMVKAFQAASGKEVPYKLVERRPGDIAECWADPCKAATELGWKASRTLEEMTSDTWRWQSNNPQGYPDSN, encoded by the coding sequence ATGAAAGTACTTGTTACAGGCGGTATGGGCTATATCGGTAGTCATACTTGTATTCAGATGATTGAAGCTGGTATGACACCAGTGATTTTAGACAACCTATACAACAGTAATCCTGCCGTATTACACCGTATCGAAAAAGTTTGTGGTGTAAGCCCAAAGTTCATTAGGGCTGATATTCGCAATAAAGCAGCGCTAGTTGATGCACTTAAAACCAATAACATAGAAGCGGTTATTCATTTCGCTGGCTTAAAAGCTGTGGGAGAGTCTGTCGCTAAACCGTTAGAATACTATGACAATAACGTAAACGGCACATTGGTGTTGGTTGATGCAATGCGAGAAGCCGGAGTTAAGTCATTAGTATTTAGTTCTTCAGCGACGGTTTATGGTGATCCTGCTTCAGTGCCAATTACCGAAGACTTTCCAACAAGTGCTACCAACCCATACGGACGCAGTAAATTGATGGTCGAAGAGTGTCTGACAGACTTCCAACAAGCGAACCCTGATTGGAGCATCACTCTATTACGCTATTTCAATCCGGTTGGCTCTCACCCGACAGGAGAGCTTGGCGAAGATCCTCAGGGAATTCCAAACAACCTAATGCCATTTATCTCACAAGTTGCTGTTGGTCGTCGAGACTTCCTATCGGTATTTGGAAACGACTATCCAACTCCGGATGGCACCGGTGTTCGCGACTATATTCACGTCATGGACTTATCTGATGGACATGTAGCTGCGTTAGATAAAGTAGGCCACAAACCAGGATTGCATATATACAATTTGGGGACAGGCAAAGGGTATAGCGTTCTAGAAATGGTTAAGGCTTTCCAAGCAGCAAGCGGTAAAGAAGTACCATACAAATTGGTTGAACGTCGCCCTGGTGATATTGCTGAGTGTTGGGCAGATCCTTGTAAAGCGGCCACAGAATTAGGCTGGAAAGCATCCCGCACGCTTGAAGAAATGACGAGTGATACTTGGAGATGGCAATCAAACAACCCACAAGGTTACCCTGATTCGAACTAG
- a CDS encoding biotin-dependent carboxyltransferase family protein translates to MSDAGLLVEKPGPLSLIQDFGRFGLAHIGITQGGPVDDYAYSWANYLLGNPVNCSAVEITLGNATFVALHNCHLAICGGDLNAKVDGVPISNWSDFILKTGQKLHFGMPKNGLRAYLAVKDGFNIGEHLGSSSTVSRESLGGLDAKGSALKAGDVLPFTSHRLPKHKPKQMTFRFKPDYNLPVKLRVIESYQNDDFDNEALNTFYSSEFTISPDSNRMGYRLQGNTIEPPFDGILSEGIALGSIQVPNDGNPIVLLNDHQTIGGYPKLGCVARIDLPRLAQAKPGQKVSFVKGDRLKLQDLWCQWAQFFGY, encoded by the coding sequence ATGAGTGACGCTGGATTGTTGGTAGAAAAACCTGGACCTCTGTCATTGATTCAAGACTTTGGTCGTTTTGGTTTAGCGCATATCGGCATTACCCAAGGTGGTCCTGTCGATGATTACGCATATAGTTGGGCAAACTACCTACTCGGAAACCCGGTGAATTGTTCTGCAGTCGAAATAACATTAGGAAATGCGACATTTGTTGCGTTACATAACTGCCATCTCGCTATCTGTGGTGGCGACTTAAACGCGAAAGTTGACGGCGTCCCCATTTCGAATTGGTCTGACTTTATACTAAAGACGGGACAAAAACTGCATTTCGGTATGCCCAAAAATGGATTGCGTGCTTATCTGGCGGTAAAAGACGGGTTCAATATTGGTGAGCATCTTGGTAGCTCATCAACCGTGAGTAGAGAATCACTTGGCGGACTGGATGCTAAAGGTAGTGCTTTAAAAGCAGGAGATGTATTACCCTTTACCTCACATCGATTACCCAAACATAAACCGAAACAAATGACCTTCCGCTTTAAGCCCGATTACAACTTACCCGTTAAGTTACGTGTGATAGAAAGCTACCAAAACGATGACTTCGATAACGAGGCTTTAAATACGTTTTACTCAAGTGAGTTTACGATCTCACCAGACTCTAATCGCATGGGTTACCGGCTTCAGGGTAATACGATTGAACCACCTTTCGATGGAATACTCTCTGAAGGCATCGCCCTTGGCTCAATACAGGTTCCAAATGATGGCAACCCGATTGTCCTGCTCAACGATCATCAAACAATCGGTGGCTACCCCAAACTAGGATGTGTCGCAAGAATAGACCTACCTAGGCTCGCGCAAGCAAAGCCAGGTCAAAAGGTCAGTTTTGTAAAAGGTGATAGATTGAAATTGCAGGACTTGTGGTGCCAATGGGCTCAGTTTTTCGGGTACTAA
- a CDS encoding D-alanine--D-alanine ligase, translating to MIKNILLLCGGGSSEHEISLLSANFVEQQLNLIENIKVTRVEIKNEGWLTDQGELVYLDLNTKSLCSNESNLVIDFIVPCIHGFPGETGDIQSLFEISGIPYLGCGPEASSNSFNKITSKLWYDALGIPNTPYLFLTKNNEQAHFQAQQAFNKWGKVFVKAARQGSSVGCYSVMEKEALSDAVNAAFGFSDQVLVEKSVKPRELEVAAYEMNGELYVSKPGEVIAPDGTFYSYDEKYSSASHSLTEVEAKGLTPEQIETIKRESETVFKQMNLRHLSRIDFFLTEDGEIYLNEVNTFPGMTPISMFPKMLQNNGHKFHEFLEGCINSAV from the coding sequence ATGATTAAAAATATTCTTCTATTATGCGGTGGTGGCTCTTCAGAGCACGAGATATCATTGCTGTCTGCTAATTTTGTCGAACAACAGCTGAATCTCATTGAGAACATCAAGGTAACGCGCGTAGAAATCAAAAATGAAGGTTGGTTGACCGACCAAGGCGAATTGGTTTACTTGGATCTCAATACCAAAAGCTTATGCTCTAACGAGTCTAATCTGGTAATCGACTTTATCGTACCTTGCATTCATGGTTTTCCTGGTGAAACGGGTGACATTCAATCACTGTTTGAAATTTCAGGTATTCCTTATCTCGGCTGTGGACCAGAAGCGAGCAGCAACAGCTTCAACAAAATCACATCAAAGCTTTGGTACGACGCGCTCGGTATACCAAATACACCATACTTATTCCTAACCAAAAATAATGAACAGGCTCATTTTCAAGCGCAACAAGCGTTTAATAAATGGGGAAAAGTGTTCGTCAAAGCCGCAAGGCAAGGTTCTTCAGTAGGATGTTACAGTGTCATGGAAAAAGAAGCTCTTTCTGATGCGGTTAACGCTGCTTTTGGCTTCTCTGACCAAGTGCTAGTCGAAAAGTCAGTTAAGCCTAGAGAACTGGAAGTTGCTGCATATGAAATGAACGGCGAGCTCTATGTTAGTAAACCAGGAGAGGTGATCGCACCTGACGGTACTTTCTATTCTTACGATGAGAAATACAGCAGCGCCAGCCATTCATTGACAGAAGTTGAAGCGAAGGGCCTTACTCCAGAGCAGATAGAGACGATCAAGCGAGAGTCAGAAACCGTATTTAAACAGATGAATCTTCGTCATTTGTCTCGCATTGATTTCTTCTTGACCGAAGATGGTGAGATTTACCTAAATGAAGTGAACACGTTCCCAGGTATGACACCAATCTCCATGTTCCCGAAAATGCTTCAAAACAATGGCCACAAATTCCACGAGTTTCTTGAAGGCTGTATCAATAGTGCAGTGTAA